Within the Candidatus Binatia bacterium genome, the region CTCTTCGACGTCGGTCACTTGGGCACCGCGTGGACCAACGTGGCACCATGTCGCCAGACGCTGCAGCCCCTCTTTCGGGCCCTCGGCCACGAGTTCGACTTTACCATCGGAGGTGTTGCGCACCCAGCCCGTGAGGGCGAGACGGCGGGCCTCATCGACCGCAGAGAAGCGAAAGCCGACTCCTTGTACGCGCCCCTTGATGCGCAGCCACAGGCGTGCCCGTTCTTCGGTCATACCATGACTCGTGCTCGTTTTGGCGAGGGTCAAGTTGCCTCTAGCATCCGGTGCAACTCCCGCTCATCAATGGTTTTGACGCCCAGCTCCCGGGCTTTGTCGAGCTTGGAGCCCGGGGCTTCGCCGACGACGACGTAATCGGTGTTCTTGCTGACGTTGGAAGCGACGCGGCCTCCCTGGGCCTGGATCGCCTGCGCCACGTGGTCGCGCGGAACGGGCAAGGTTCCGGTCAGCACGAACGTCTTGCCGGCGAGTTTGCCGGTGGGTCTGCGCGGTTCTGCCGCGGGGGTCAAGCCAGCGCCTTTGAGCCGCTCGATCACGGCGCGGTTTTGCGGTAGTGCGAAGAAGGCACGGATCTCACGGGCCGTTTCCGGCCCAACTTCGCGGATCGCGAGCAACTCATCTTCCGTTGCATGCTGCAGGGCATCGATGCTGCCGAAATGCTCCGCCAGCAATGCCGCCATGTGTTCCCCAACCTCGGGGACCCCGAGGCCGTACAGCAGTCGCGTCAGGCTGGTGCGCTTGCTGCCGGCGATGGCGTCCAGGATGTTCTGTGCCGACTTGTCGCCCATGCGTTCGAGACTGACGAGTCGCTCTTTGGTCAGGTCGTAGAGGTGAGCAACGTTCCTCACCCAGCCTTTGTCTACCAGTTGGGCCACCAGCTTCTCGCCGAGGCCATCGATGTCGAGCCCATGTTTCGAGCCGAAATGACAGATGCGTTCACGCAACTGCGCCGGGCAGCTCATCCCAACACAACGGTATGCCGCCTCACCGGCTTCGCGCACGACATCGCTGCCACAGACGGGACACTTCTTGGGCATGTGGAACTTGCGCTCGCGCCCGCTACGCTGTTCGGCCACTACCTTGACGACATACGGGATCACATCACCGGCTCGTTCGATGAGAACGGTGTCGCCGATGCGGATATCTTTCCGCTCGATCTCGTCCATGTTGTGCAGGGAGGCGCTGGAGATGGTCACACCACCGACCTGCACGGGCTCGAGATGGGCCGTCGGCGTGATCACGCCGGTGCGACCCACGGAGGGGAGGATGTCTTTGATGGTGGTGGTTCCCTGCTGCGCTTTGAACTTGTAGGCGATGGCCCAGCGGGGCGAGCGCGAAACCTCCCCCAATTGTCGTTGCAGCGTCATGCTGTTCACTTTGGCGACGACGCCGTCGACCTCGTACGGCAGCGCCGCTCGCCGTTCAGCCATCTCGTGGTGGTAGGCAACCACGGCATCAGCCCCC harbors:
- a CDS encoding acylphosphatase yields the protein MTEERARLWLRIKGRVQGVGFRFSAVDEARRLALTGWVRNTSDGKVELVAEGPKEGLQRLATWCHVGPRGAQVTDVEE
- the ligA gene encoding NAD-dependent DNA ligase LigA — translated: MPRKASSAVDVARDIEELRRTLDYHNYRYYVLDDPVISDAEYDDLFRRLTELENAHAEFRSPTSPTQRVGAPPAEKFETVRHSTPMLSLSNAMGEEEFREFDRRVRRVLESDRPVEYVAEPKLDGTAVELVYENGALVVASTRGDGINGENVTANVKTIRSVPLRLIRTDKGTPPMPRRLEVRAEVILPKAAFRQLNEERSTRGEPLFANPRNAAAGSLRQLDSRITARRPLDIFCHGFGEIIGWELDTHWQFLQALSVWGLKTNPLNKLCQGADAVVAYHHEMAERRAALPYEVDGVVAKVNSMTLQRQLGEVSRSPRWAIAYKFKAQQGTTTIKDILPSVGRTGVITPTAHLEPVQVGGVTISSASLHNMDEIERKDIRIGDTVLIERAGDVIPYVVKVVAEQRSGRERKFHMPKKCPVCGSDVVREAGEAAYRCVGMSCPAQLRERICHFGSKHGLDIDGLGEKLVAQLVDKGWVRNVAHLYDLTKERLVSLERMGDKSAQNILDAIAGSKRTSLTRLLYGLGVPEVGEHMAALLAEHFGSIDALQHATEDELLAIREVGPETAREIRAFFALPQNRAVIERLKGAGLTPAAEPRRPTGKLAGKTFVLTGTLPVPRDHVAQAIQAQGGRVASNVSKNTDYVVVGEAPGSKLDKARELGVKTIDERELHRMLEAT